The following are from one region of the Stanieria sp. NIES-3757 genome:
- a CDS encoding NUDIX hydrolase, which yields MKFNSEVALKSNHQVSEVNNELADFKVGVDNVIFSVDTQHNRLLVLLRKRKEEPFNNYWSLPGTLVRQGESLQAAAYRTLAEKIQANNLYLEQLYTFGDPGRDPREAPESFGVRYLSVSYFALLRYEEAKIIAKPALNLSWYQVKEVPQLAFDHNQILEYGYRRLRNKLEYSPVAFDVLPEEFTLNEVYQLYCTILGENFSDYSNFRSRLLKLGFLLDTGIKVCRGAGRPASLYRFDAEAFAPLKDKPLVFI from the coding sequence ATGAAATTTAATTCTGAAGTAGCACTCAAATCTAATCATCAAGTTTCAGAAGTTAATAATGAATTAGCAGATTTTAAAGTTGGGGTAGATAATGTTATTTTTTCAGTCGATACTCAACATAATCGTTTATTAGTTTTATTACGCAAAAGAAAAGAAGAACCTTTTAATAATTATTGGAGTTTACCAGGTACTTTAGTTCGCCAAGGAGAATCTTTACAAGCTGCTGCTTATCGAACTTTAGCTGAGAAAATTCAAGCCAATAATTTATATTTGGAACAACTTTATACTTTTGGAGATCCAGGTAGAGATCCCAGAGAAGCACCAGAAAGTTTTGGAGTACGTTATTTATCAGTTAGTTATTTTGCTTTATTGAGATACGAAGAAGCAAAAATTATTGCCAAACCTGCTCTTAATTTATCTTGGTATCAAGTCAAAGAAGTTCCTCAACTTGCTTTTGATCACAATCAAATTTTAGAGTATGGTTATCGTCGTCTACGTAACAAATTAGAATATAGTCCCGTTGCTTTTGATGTTTTGCCAGAAGAGTTTACTTTGAATGAAGTTTATCAACTTTATTGTACAATTTTAGGAGAAAACTTTTCAGATTATTCTAATTTTCGTTCTCGTCTATTAAAGTTAGGATTTTTATTAGATACAGGGATAAAAGTTTGTCGTGGTGCTGGTCGTCCTGCAAGTTTATATCGATTCGATGCAGAAGCGTTTGCTCCTTTGAAAGATAAGCCATTAGTCTTTATTTAG
- a CDS encoding NAD+ synthetase produces the protein MKIAVAQINPTIGDLANNAKKILAVAQNAAKKGVRLLLTPELSLCGYPPRDLLLYPGFVESMQKQLEAIAQQLPKGMAALVGTVEANPSATSKGQKPLFNSMALLDEGKVQHIFHKRLLPSYDVFDEDRYFQSGYETNYFTLLNQNAVVSDLDDSFSEELSLKIGVTICEDLWNDEQFWGKRNYEVNPIEDLAYLGVDIVVNLSASPYSVGKQKLREAILHHAATRYKLPIIYVNQVGANDDLIFDGNSVVFNRQGEIVSHAKGFESDLVVVEFDPIQQNLSALAPLNKRRSNLDENEEILAALVLGVKDYADKCGFSQVILGLSGGIDSSLVAAIATEAMGADRVLGVLMPSPYSSDHSITDAVALAKNLGIKYQQFPIKEAMSAYDHILAPLFTGTEFGIAEENIQSRIRGNLLMAIANKFGYLLLSTGNKSEMAVGYCTLYGDMNGGLAVIADVPKTRVYSLCRWLNRDQEIIPNHVINKPPSAELKPGQLDQDSLPPYEILDDILDRLICQHQSEPEIIQSGHQAEVVHQVIKLVARAEFKRRQAPPGLKITDRAFGTGWRMPIASRWLVN, from the coding sequence ATGAAAATAGCCGTAGCTCAAATTAATCCTACTATTGGAGATCTTGCCAATAACGCAAAAAAAATTCTTGCTGTAGCGCAAAACGCAGCTAAAAAAGGAGTGCGTCTTCTGTTAACTCCTGAATTATCCCTTTGTGGTTATCCTCCAAGAGATTTGTTACTGTATCCTGGTTTTGTTGAATCGATGCAGAAACAATTAGAAGCGATCGCACAACAGTTACCTAAAGGAATGGCAGCTTTAGTAGGTACAGTTGAAGCTAATCCTTCTGCTACTTCTAAAGGACAAAAACCTTTGTTTAATAGTATGGCATTATTAGATGAAGGCAAAGTCCAGCACATTTTTCATAAACGTCTTTTGCCTAGTTACGATGTTTTTGATGAAGATCGTTATTTTCAATCGGGATACGAAACCAACTATTTTACTCTCCTCAATCAAAATGCAGTTGTTTCAGATCTTGACGATTCTTTTTCGGAAGAATTGTCTTTGAAAATAGGAGTAACTATTTGTGAAGATTTATGGAATGATGAACAATTTTGGGGCAAACGCAACTACGAAGTTAATCCGATTGAAGATCTCGCTTATTTGGGTGTAGATATCGTCGTTAATTTATCTGCTTCCCCTTATAGTGTGGGTAAACAAAAACTGAGAGAAGCAATTCTTCATCATGCTGCAACACGATATAAATTACCAATCATTTATGTCAATCAAGTTGGTGCCAATGACGATCTGATCTTTGATGGAAATAGTGTTGTTTTTAATCGACAGGGGGAAATTGTTTCTCATGCTAAAGGATTTGAATCAGATTTAGTAGTAGTGGAGTTCGATCCGATTCAACAAAACCTGTCTGCTTTAGCCCCTCTAAATAAACGAAGAAGTAATTTAGATGAAAATGAAGAAATTCTTGCTGCTTTAGTCTTAGGAGTAAAAGATTACGCTGACAAATGCGGTTTTTCTCAAGTAATCTTAGGTTTAAGTGGTGGAATTGACTCTTCTTTAGTAGCCGCGATCGCGACTGAAGCAATGGGTGCGGATCGTGTGTTGGGAGTATTAATGCCTTCTCCCTATAGTTCGGATCATTCCATTACTGATGCAGTAGCTTTAGCCAAAAATTTAGGAATTAAATATCAACAATTTCCCATCAAAGAAGCAATGTCAGCTTATGACCACATCTTAGCACCTCTGTTTACAGGCACAGAATTTGGTATAGCCGAAGAAAATATTCAATCGCGGATCAGGGGTAATTTATTAATGGCGATCGCGAATAAATTTGGTTATTTACTTCTTTCTACAGGCAATAAATCAGAGATGGCAGTAGGTTATTGTACTCTTTATGGAGATATGAATGGTGGATTAGCAGTGATTGCCGACGTTCCCAAAACTCGTGTTTATTCCCTCTGTCGCTGGTTAAATCGCGATCAAGAAATTATTCCCAACCATGTCATTAATAAACCACCCAGTGCCGAATTAAAACCAGGGCAATTAGACCAAGATTCTTTACCACCTTATGAAATTTTAGATGATATTCTCGACCGTCTGATTTGCCAGCATCAATCCGAACCAGAAATCATTCAATCTGGACATCAAGCGGAAGTTGTTCATCAAGTGATCAAATTAGTTGCCCGTGCCGAATTCAAACGCCGACAAGCACCTCCTGGTTTAAAAATTACAGATCGTGCTTTTGGTACAGGTTGGCGAATGCCCATTGCTAGTCGGTGGTTAGTAAATTAA
- a CDS encoding chorismate mutase gives MKSPKECQNLQEIRTEIDRLDRDIINLLGQRFEYVKVAAKFKTNETDVKASERLQAMLIQRRIWAESAGFNPDVIEEMYQNLVNYFINEELQSWQNNR, from the coding sequence ATGAAATCACCAAAAGAATGTCAAAATCTTCAAGAAATCAGAACCGAAATAGACAGACTAGATCGCGACATAATTAATCTGCTAGGACAAAGATTTGAATATGTCAAAGTAGCTGCTAAGTTTAAAACTAATGAAACTGATGTTAAAGCTTCAGAAAGATTACAAGCAATGTTAATACAAAGAAGAATTTGGGCAGAGTCAGCAGGATTTAATCCTGATGTAATTGAAGAGATGTATCAAAATTTAGTTAATTATTTTATTAATGAAGAGTTACAGTCTTGGCAAAATAACCGATAA
- the nadD gene encoding nicotinate-nucleotide adenylyltransferase, whose amino-acid sequence MTTIALFGTSADPPTSGHQNILNWLAQHYDLVVVWASDNPFKEHQTSLKHRTEMLRLAIEEIHQPDKILLKEELSDRKTLITVKKAKKIWGEQAEFTLVIGSDLVKQIVTWYRVEELFAQVKLLIVPRSGYSIKETDLEAISNKEGKYAIATLNAPQVSSTAYRLEGDQQVITPAVQNYITQKHLYSTVTS is encoded by the coding sequence ATGACAACCATAGCTTTATTTGGTACCAGTGCCGATCCGCCTACTTCTGGACATCAAAATATTTTAAATTGGTTAGCACAGCATTACGATCTAGTAGTAGTCTGGGCATCAGATAATCCTTTTAAAGAGCATCAAACTAGCTTGAAGCATCGTACGGAAATGTTACGACTGGCAATTGAGGAAATTCATCAGCCTGATAAAATTTTACTTAAGGAAGAATTAAGCGATCGCAAAACTTTAATTACCGTTAAGAAAGCAAAAAAAATTTGGGGTGAGCAGGCAGAATTTACTTTAGTAATTGGTTCAGATTTAGTCAAACAAATTGTGACTTGGTATCGTGTTGAAGAATTATTTGCCCAAGTAAAACTTTTGATCGTACCTCGCTCTGGATATAGTATTAAAGAAACTGACTTAGAAGCGATTAGTAACAAAGAAGGAAAATACGCGATCGCAACTTTAAATGCGCCTCAAGTTTCTTCTACTGCTTATCGTTTAGAAGGCGATCAACAAGTAATTACTCCTGCGGTACAAAATTATATTACCCAAAAACATTTATATAGTACAGTTACCAGTTAA